Proteins encoded together in one Coregonus clupeaformis isolate EN_2021a chromosome 30, ASM2061545v1, whole genome shotgun sequence window:
- the LOC121546584 gene encoding LOW QUALITY PROTEIN: zinc finger protein 335-like (The sequence of the model RefSeq protein was modified relative to this genomic sequence to represent the inferred CDS: inserted 2 bases in 1 codon; deleted 2 bases in 2 codons; substituted 2 bases at 2 genomic stop codons), with translation MEEEIEVESSSDVGPSGSGMEEPSESGMGMESSEAMSADSSDAAAPHASHRHSQHHPGMAPESDCHVGQSSEGFLVFLPETSSSTDVTHHRATVHLPDSSSVAQLTSVSTVTQSILVSGSAQVMVHSSVAGSDCGGTMVSDSTASTSSDLGSAIDKIIESTIGPDIMNVCRAVTSAEDGAAETSEGQYLILQGSDDGSPMVAHTSSLALSSHHRIAIEALGEGPTSTCHDQGDMGGHLDPDQPDQPSGSHSHYGDQPDQPSGSHSHYGDQDNQLSGSHSHYGDQPDQPSGSHSHYGDQPDQLSGSHSHYGDQDNQLSGSHSHYGDQPDQPSGSHSHYGDQDNQLSGSHSHYGDQPDQLSGSHSHYGDQPDQPSGSHSHYGDQPDQLSGSHSHYGDQDNQLSGSHSHYGDQDDQPQHSHASQYMECSGGDADAPDQTGESSSSYVDDEEPDETRISSRSLSRSRFPEYGVVDNSDQDLRGYVECSGSGSGAADSNPSSPGIRRRHTHYVVDCSAGTGAYLECEEDLRPQHSRSCSSSANHSQSHQTLPNHSQSHQTLPNHSQSHLTLPNHSQSHLTLRQYVESVAADSEQPGCSNYQDQEGQGEDPDQNQDPDQNQDPDQNQDPDQPQHSDQQQPQHSHNMETTSSSTGPEASLGRYTGAGEGDEGSSTDHHHPQADIVRSGSDHHHPQADIVRSGSDHHHPQADIVRSGSDHHHPQADIVRSGSDHHHPQADTVRSGSDHHHPQADTVRSGSDHHHPQADTVRSGSEHHHPQADTAGSAEHPEAMECTESQHGPYISSSGTYFSHPEPEVDEPPEPQWSPSLGRLSRGEEGGVVGGSGTPAVEEVAGAVRGPGVPVPVPVPHTMAELGEMMEVVIVQQFKCKMCPYKSVSKNTLINHMRDRHFKPTGGPPPKKRGRGRSRRSDTLARQQAEVKPEPQPEEPEDDDIVDAGAIDDPEEDSDYNPADEDCRGRQPAPPPCSSTDRPRRRVGRPRKFTSTEGSYNGKEAEGERANSSVDPQGSEEASSSGLENGSASLANGKAAEAGISQSDSENKDPSPNGRPEEAEFFPRKRGRPSKRFLRKKYKKYMNRKCYKSLKPLLRPHSCXICGSRFLSQEDLRFHVDSHQGNDPECFKCLQCNYRCKRWSSLKEHMFNHQGNKPFKCEVCDYSSVYKKDVNRHSAIHNKDQKTKSESQVYKVLSFPCPVCHRVYPMQKRLTQHMKTHSAENHTCDKCGKSFKKRYTFKMHLLTHIQSVDNSRVKCEFCDYDCDNKKLLLNHQLSHNNDRPFKCDYCKYSTSKEDFLVSHLAIKHTGEKPFSCEMCHFTTKHRKNLRLHVQCRHPEAFEEWSATHLXLLPRQTXRRRPFFTLQQIEDLKQQHDDTPGLQNTLVAVDPDTLQAMQTMQNASVSQDAMGNTTITYEQAGNSDLSAQNAQDLLLNMSNARQLVENCLQVQMLKSSDSEVLEAGSWTGVTSATGGAQKVVTFHVSENGETLVQEVEEVYEAGTDENGEITQISIQAYEESEGFSVVERMEQATQEMQSTGPGYSSGEGSPQPMEEDQDGTETLQENRDSHYYLTSGLGDGILQQVELSSEAPGSPSMVGSPQDQNQLNPKRFSCRICTESFHGRSDMENHKRAHIDPSTFKCPDCDFTASSWPDVKTHMGVHAYLRPHTCPSCSFASRNRKDLRRHMMTHTNEKPFTCQICGQRFNRNGHLKFHMERLHSQEPPTRKTHSGGGSQQQTFIVSSDEEALVMLQYWPLSEMLCFSPLLTISQLFSLCCSPAGRTDHQSTVLSLLQPFRQDRPSVNCSLSVAALQAGQTISQLFSLCCSPAGRTDHQSTVLSLLQPCRQDRPSVSCSLSVADLQAGQTISPEQLQQAPGQDHIIVSQEQGLEDQVEATYTQQITTVDGQTLQYITGDNQVQYIISQEGVQHLVPQEYVVLSDGNRIQMSDGQIVQYENDGAFLQEQQSQQTVYTDGDTRPSGADAAAV, from the exons atggaggaggagatagaggtggagagcaGCAGTGATGTGGGTCCATCGGGGTCTGGGATGGAGGAGCCGTCAGAGAGCGGTATGGGCATGGAGTCCTCGGAGGCCATGTCTGCAGACAGCAGTGATGCAGCAGCCCCCCATGCATCCCACCGTCACAGCCAGCACCACCCCGGCATGGCCCCAGAGTCAGACTGCCACGTGGGACAGAGCTCAGAGGGGTTCCTG GTGTTCCTACCAGAGACTAGCTCCAGTACGGACGTCACCCACCACAGGGCCACCGTCCACCTCCCAGACTCCTCCTCTGTGGCCCAGCTCACCAGCGTCTCCACTGTAACGCAGTCCATCCTGGTGTCTGGGTCAGCCCAG GTGATGGTTCACTCCAGCGTGGCGGGGTCAGACTGCGGGGGCACGATGGTGTCTGACTCGACAGCCTCCACCTCCTCAGATCTGGGATCAGCCATAGACAAGATCATAGAGTCTACCATCGGACCTGACATCATGAATG TTTGTAGAGCAGTGACCAGTGCAGAGGACGGAGCTGCAGAGACCAGTGAGGGGCAGTATTTGATACTACAAGGATCAGATGATG ggtCTCCCATGGTAGCCCACACGTCGTCCTTGGCCCTGTCCAGCCATCACCGCATCGCCATCGAGGCTCTGGGAGAGGGTCCTACCTCGACCTGCCACGACCAGGGAGACATGGGAG GTCACCTGGACCCTGACCAGCCAGACCAGCCTTCTGGCAGCCACTCTCACTATGGGGACCAGCCAGACCAGCCTTCTGGCAGCCACTCTCACTATGGGGACCAGGACAACCAGCTCTCTGGCAGCCACTCTCACTATGGGGACCAGCCAGACCAGCCTTCTGGCAGCCACTCTCACTATGGGGACCAGCCAGACCAGCTCTCTGGCAGCCACTCTCACTATGGGGACCAGGACAACCAGCTCTCTGGCAGCCACTCTCACTATGGGGACCAGCCAGACCAGCCTTCTGGCAGCCACTCTCACTATGGGGACCAGGACAACCAGCTCTCTGGCAGCCACTCTCACTATGGGGACCAGCCAGACCAGCTCTCTGGCAGCCACTCTCACTATGGGGACCAGCCAGACCAGCCTTCTGGCAGCCACTCTCACTATGGGGACCAGCCAGACCAGCTCTCTGGCAGCCACTCTCACTATGGGGACCAGGACAACCAGCTCTCTGGCAGCCACTCTCACTATGGGGACCAGGACGACCAGCCCCAGCACTCCCACGCATCACAGTACATGGAGTGTAGCGGTGGAGACGCAGACGCACCTGACCAG ACTGGAGAGTCCTCGTCCTCGTATGTAGACGACGAGGAACCTGACGAGACTAGGATCTCGTCCCGGTCTCTCTCCCGGTCCCGCTTCCCGGAGTATGGTGTAGTCGACAACTCTGACCAGGACCTGCGGGGGTACGTGGAGTGTAGCGGAAGTGGTAGCGGAGCCGCCGACTCCAATCCCTCGTCCCCCGGCATTCGGCGACGCCACACTCACTATGTTGTGGACTGCAGCGCAGGGACGGGGGCGTACCTGGAGTGTGAAGAGGATTTGAGGCCGCAGCACTCTCGGAGCTGCAGCAGCAGTGCTAACCACTCCCAGAGTCACCAAACCCTTCCTAACCACTCCCAGAGTCACCAAACCCTTCCTAACCACTCCCAGAGTCACCTAACCCTTCCTAACCACTCCCAGAGTCACCTAACCCTACGGCAGTATGTGGAGTCTGTGGCTGCAGATTCAGAGCAGCCCGGTTGTTCCAACTACCAGGATCAGGAAGGGCAAGGGGAGGATCCAGACCAGAACCAGGATCCAGACCAGAACCAGGATCCAGACCAGAACCAGGATCCAGACCAGCCACAGCACTCTGACCAGCAGCAGCCTCAGCACTCCCACAACATGGAGACCACCAGCAGCAGTACTGGCCCAGAGGCCTCCCTGGGGAGGTACACTGGGGCAGGGGAGGGTGACGAGGGTTCCTCCACAGACCATCACCACCCCCAGGCAGACATTGTGAGATCAGGCTCAGACCATCACCACCCTCAGGCAGACATTGTGAGATCAGGCTCAGACCATCACCACCCCCAGGCAGACATTGTGAGATCAGGCTCAGACCATCACCACCCCCAGGCAGACATTGTGAGATCAGGCTCAGACCATCACCACCCCCAGGCAGACACTGTGAGATCAGGCTCAGACCATCACCACCCCCAGGCAGACACTGTGAGATCAGGCTCAGACCATCACCACCCCCAGGCAGACACTGTGAGATCAGGCTCAGAGCATCACCACCCCCAGGCAGACACTGCAGGCTCAGCAGAGCATCCAGAAGCTATGGAGTGCACAGAGAGCCAGCATGGCCCTTACATCAGCAGCAGTGGGACCTACTTCTCCCACCCGGAGCCTGAGGTTGATGAGCCCCCTGAGCCTCAGTGGTCCCCCAGTCTGGGGAGGCTTTccaggggagaggagggtggcGTGGTGGGGGGGTCTGGAACTCCAGCCGTGGAGGAGGTGGCCGGGGCTGTTAGAGGACCAGgggtccccgtccccgtccccgtcccccacACCATGGCTGAACTGGGGGAGATGATGGAGGTGGTGATCGTTCAGCAGTTCAAGTGCAAGATGTGCCCCTACAAGAGTGTCTCCAAAAACACCCTCATCAACCACATGAGGGACAGGCACTTCAAACCCACAG GTGGCCCCCCTCCTAAGAAGCGTGGTCGTGGCCGGTCCAGGCGTAGTGATACGTTGGCCCGTCAGCAGGCTGAGGTGAAACCAGAGCCCCAGCCTGAGGAGCCAGAGGACGATGACATCGTAGACGCTGGGGCCATCGATGACCCTGAAG agGACAGTGACTATAACCCAGCAGATGAGGACTGTAGGGGCAGACAGCCTgcccctcctccctgctcctccacAGACCGCCCCCGCCGCAGGGTGGGACGCCCCAGGAAGTTCACCTCCACAGAGGGCAGCTACAATGGCAAGG AAGCTGAGGGTGAGAGAGCTAACAGCAGTGTGGACCCTCAAGGCTCGGAGGAGGCCAGTTCCTCAGGCCTG GAAAACGGATCAGCTTCCTTGGCCAATGGAAAAGCAGCGGAAGCCGGCATCAGCCAGTCAGACTCTGAGAACAAAGACCCGTCACCCAATGGGAGGCCGGAGGAGGCAGAGTTTTTCCCCAGGAAACGAGGTCGACCCTCAAAGCGGTTTCTCAGAAAGAAATACAAGAAGTACATGAACCGCAA GTGTTATAAGTCTCTGAAGCCCCTCCTGAGGCCTCACAGCTGTTGAATCTGCGGCTCTCGCTTCCTGTCCCAGGAGGACCTGAGGTTCCACGTAGACTCTCACCAAGGAAACGACCCAGAGTGCTTCAAATGCCTGCAGTGTAACTACCGCTGCAAACGCTGGTCCTCGCTCAAG gaacacatgttcaaccaccAGGGGAACAAGCCCTTTAAGTGTGAGGTGTGTGACTACAGCAGTGTGTATAAGAAGGATGTCAACAGACACTCAGCAATACACAACAAGGACCA GAAAACAAAGTCTGAGTCT CAGGTGTATAAGGTGTTGTCATTCCCGTGTCCAGTGTGCCACAGAGTCTACCCCATGCAGAAGAGACTCACTCAGCACATGAAGACACACAGTGCTGA AAACCACACGTGTGACAAG tgtgggaagtccttcaagaaGAGATATACGTTCAAGATGCATCTCCTCACACACATCCAGAGTGTGGACAACAGCAG GGTCAAGTGTGAGTTCTGTGACTATGACTGTGACAACAAGAAGCTCCTGCTCAACCACCAGCTGTCCCACAACAACGACCGGCCCTTTAAATGTGACTACTGTAAATACTCCACCTCTAAAGAGGACTTCCTGGTCTCACACCTGGCCATCAAACACACAG GAGAGAAGCCATTCTCCTGTGAGATGTGCCACTTCACGACGAAGCACCGTAAGAACCTGCGTCTGCACGTCCAGTGTCGCCACCCGGAGGCGTTTGAGGAGTGGAGCGCTACTCATCTCTAGCTCCTCCCCCGTCAGAC AAGGAGGAGACCCTTCTTCACCCTGCAGCAGATAGAGGACCTCAAACAGCAACACGACGACACACCGGGCCTACAGAACACTCTA GTAGCAGTGGATCCTGACACCCTACAAGCCATGCAGACGATGCAGAACGCCTCAGTCTCCCAAGATGCAATGGGAAACACCACCATCACTTACGAACAGG cCGGGAACTCAGACCTGTCAGCCCAGAATGCTCAGGATCTGCTGTTGAATATGAGCAACGCCAGACAGCTGgtggagaactgtctacag GTACAGATGTTGAAATCATCGGACTCCGAGGTTCTAGAAGCGGGCTCCTGGACAGGGGTTACCTCAGCGACCGGGGGAGCCCAAAAG GTTGTGACGTTCCACGTGTCTGAGAACGGGGAGACCCTGGTACAAGAGGTCGAGGAGGTCTATGAGGCTGGGACCGATGAGAATGGAGAGATTACCCAGATATCCATCCAGGCCTATGAGGAGTCAGAGGGCTTCAGTGTGGTGGAACGGATGGAACAAGCTACACAGGAGATGCAAAGCACCGGACCTGGATACAG TAGTGGTGAGGGCAGTCCCCAGCCCATGGAAGAAGACCAGGATGGAACAGAAACACTCCAAGAGAACAGAGACAGCCACTACTACCTGACCTCTGGTCTGGGGGATGGCATTCTACAGCAGGTGGAG ctAAGCAGTGAGGCCCCCGGTTCCCCCTCCATGGTGGGATCCCCCCAGGATCAGAACCAGCTCAACCCCAAGAGGTTCTCCTGTCGTATCTGCACGGAGTCGTTCCACGGCCGCAGTGACATGGAGAACCACAAGAGGGCCCATATCGACCCGTCCACCTTCAAGTGTCCTGACTGTGACTTCACTGCCTCCTCCTGGCCAGACGTCAAG ACCCACATGGGCGTGCATGCCTACCTGAGACCTCACACGTGTCCCAGCTGCAGCTTCGCCTCCAGGAACAGGAAGGACCTGAGGAGGCACATGATGACGCATACCAACGAGAAGCCCTTCACCTGCCAGATCTGTGGACAGAG GTTTAATCGTAACGGCCACCTCAAGTTCCATATGGAGCGCCTCCACAGCCAGGAGCCTCCGACGAGGAAGACTCATTCTGGAGGAGGCTCCCAGCAGCAGACCTTCATAGTCAGCAGTGATGAGGAGGCTCTCGTCATGCTACAGT ATTGGCCATTGTCTGAGATGTTGTGTTTCTCCCCTCTGTTGACCATCAgtcagctgttctctctctgttgcaGCCCTGCAGGCAGGACAGACCATCAGtcaactgttctctctctgttgcaGCCCTTCAGGCAGGACAGACCATCAGtcaactgttctctctctgttgcaGCCCTTCAGGCAGGACAGACCATCAGtcaactgttctctctctgttgcaGCCCTGCAGGCAGGACAGACCATCAGtcaactgttctctctctgttgcaGCCCTGCAGGCAGGACAGACCATCGgtcagctgttctctctctgttgcaGACCTGCAGGCAGGACAGACCATCAGTCCGGAGCAGCTACAGCAGGCCCCGGGTCAGGACCACATCATAGTGTCCCAGGAACAAGGCCTGGAAGACCAGGTGGAGGCCACGTACACCCAGCAGATCACCACGGTGGACGGACAGACGTTACAGTACATAACAGGAGATAACCAG GTCCAGTATATCATCTCTCAGGAAGGAGTCCAACACTTAGTACCTCAGGAGTACGTGGTGCTATCAGACGGGAACCGCATCCAGATGTCAGATGGACAGATCGTCCAGTATGAGAATGATGGGGCCTTCCTGCAGGAGCAACAG TCGCAGCAGACGGTCTACACAGACGGTGACACAAGACCATCTGGAGCAGATGCAGCAGCTGTATGA